From the Callospermophilus lateralis isolate mCalLat2 chromosome 10, mCalLat2.hap1, whole genome shotgun sequence genome, the window GGTCCACCTGCCTGCCACATGCCATAGCTAAAGGGTCTGGAAAAATCTGTCTGGGTGGCTACTTCATCTTCTTAGCACACATGCCCAGAGTAGAAAGGGCACTTTCTAATGCTGGCCAGCTCTGTCCTTAGCTCGACTGCTAATAATAGCAGGCAGTGGAGTGGGAGCAACCAGCAGGACTTGGCAGAGCataggcccaatgcccatctgaatcCAGCCTACAGAATGCCAGTACCTGCTCTTCCACTTTTAATCCCAGTACTTACCCCTACTCATCTACCTAAACAGTAGGATCTGGAAGGGGACACAGATGGGTCAAAGCACCAACTCCCACAAGATAACTATGACCCAGGCTCAGGGACCACATATCTCCTTGCTATAAGCTACTAATGACCCTGAGCTGCAGGAGACCAAGATGCACAAATGCCCCACCCCTGCTGAGCCCCAGGTAAAGGTCAGGGGCAGCTATACAATGGGCTGTCCAGCCAATATGGAAGGCTGAAGCCGACCCCAGGGCATTGTCTGAATGTCATAATAGGCCCAAGGGTAATGCAGTCTTCCTAAAAAGCAGTTCTTGCAGGCCTAAATTTGGGAGGGCTGCACTTATGCCTGCCCCCAAGAGCAGACTGCACACTGCTGTGGGCAACTAGCCTGAGAGAGCCTACTGAGTGCCTGCAGCACTGACATTTAGCCAACACCAGCACTTGTATGCACTTTCTGAATTTCCTATGTCTCAGCCCAGGGGCCTGCATTTCCATAACTACTGACCGATGGCTCTACCACCTGCTCTCCCTCCTGGCAGCCACAGCACCACCAAGAGCAGGACCATTTCTGGTATCACATGAGGTAGGGATCAGATGGCCCTGAGAATAGGCCAGGACTGGGGTTGGGGAAAGGGTGGATAGAATCCCTCCACAAGTAGGAACCTTTTGACCACCATAGTCACTCAAATAGAACAGGCAACGGTGCTGCCTTTTGGGCCTAGCCCAAGAGCACAGATCATGAAGGATAGAAGAATCAAGACTGGTAAGAGACACAGAGGCAGAGACACCCACACCTCACTGAAGGGAGGAAGAATCTACATGATCCTATAAAAAAATTTGTcaacagccaggcacagtggtacacatctgtaatcctagcgcTTGAGAGGCCGAGACAGGAGAGAGATGGAGGCAGGAATGAGgcggaggcagaaggatcacaagccaacctcagcaaaagcaaggcgttaagcaactcagtgagactctgtctctaaataaaatacaaaatagggctgggaatgtagctcaatggttaagtacccTTGATTTTAATCTCCAGTGATCgaatgcccctgatttcaatccccagtatcccctcaCAAAAAAAGAATTTGTCAACAGTCTTTAAAGTATTTGCagttgggctgggggtgtggctgaagcggtagcacgctcgcctggcatgcacgcggccctgggttcgatcctcagcaccacgtacaaataaagatgttgtgtccactgaaaacaaaaaaataaatattaaaaaattctctctctctctctctttaaaaaaaaaaaagtatttgcagTTCAAATATGTTAGCCGACAAGATTGCAATCCTGGATATACTCACAGAATTGCTTGTAAAAGCAAAAGTTCCTCCAAATGAGGGCAGTAATATGGGCCATGGCAAAACCTTGGTCCTAAAAGATGGCCACCAAGATCCATTTGTAATGTGGAAAAATACTCATGGGATAATGTCTGATGATGAAAATAGGATTCAAACTTCTACAAACTTTTGGAAGTGAGGGACATGTTCATTACCTTGATGTTAGGGATGGTTTCATAGGTTACATACATGTTAAAACTTAACAAGTTGTGTACtttaaatacaggcagtttattcTTTGCCAATTAAAGCTCAAAAATGTTGAAGAGGGGCACTGAAGGTGACAACATTTTTTAGAAGTTTTATATAGAGCATAATCTGAACTATATACATTGTGAGATGAAGTAAACAGAAAGGAATCACATCCAAATTGTCATACTGGAATAACAAAGTGACAGATGACTTTGCTTCTCTCTTAAAGTTTCTGCTAAAGTGTATTTTTAACTTTTACATAGACTAAACTTAAATTGTATTACATTTGCAAATAAAAGGGCCCAGTGGGGTTTGTACTTTACAAACTTAGGCAAAGGCAACAAGGGGCCAGGGTGGGGCAGAGGTGCAGGCAGGTACACATAAGGCCAGATTCTGAACGTGGAAGAGGACCAGGTGCTATGTTAGCACTGCACCAGCACCCCTCCCTGACCTCCACAACATCCTCAGAAGGAAGGAACTAGCACCacctggaaggaggaagaagtaGAGACCAGAAGGTAGACTCTCTGGCCACAGGTCTCTGAGCCAGGAGCTGAGTGAGATCAGAACCCAAGTCACACTGCCCAGAGGACAGGATGCCCTTCTGCACAACTCCAGCCTCCAGCCTTGGGTCAGGCCCATCAGAGTGAGGAGGGGCTACCCCCCCAGCCATACCTGCTGGTGGCTGCGGGGGGTACATGGTCAGGAGAGGAAAAGATGCGGTGTAGGTAGTCATTCAGCAGCTTCTCGTGCACAATGCCTGAGTCACAGGTCAGAAGGGAAAAAAGGGGCACATGGTCAGCACAGCTCCTGGCTCCTGCTGACCCCAGAGACTGCTGGTCCTTGGCCAGTCAAAGGGGTCAAAAGAACAGCCATGTTGGATGCACTGCCCTCAATTGCTAATGGAGAAGAGCTGGCTCATAGGACAAGAAATGCTGAAAGGCCTGAGGCTCATTGGACCCCAGACTTTGCTGCATTTGTCCCTACCTTCTCTTTCCCCCAATGCAAGGAGCATCCTCCCTGCCCTGCCAGCCCTTACCTGTGACCCTGGATTTCTCAGCATCTGAGGTCAGCCTATAGCTCTTGCGGGAGAAAGACATGCCGGCCCCCTTGGACGCCATCCTTCATCTCTCATGGGCAGCTAGTGGTCCTGGAGGCTGAGCCAAATGCAAAGCCTGTCTACTCAAGGCCGCTAAGGGCTTTCACACCTGACCTCAGTCCTGCAATGGTAGGAAGTCTTGGGAGCAGGTGAGGCCAGAAgcatgcacactcacacacataccaaCCTAGGGCAGAGAAAGCAAGGGCTCCCAGCTTCCTATGCAGGGAATGTAGGTAGGGTCTGGGTCCAATGTTCCACACTGTGTCTCAGTGCCTAGCATAGGGCCTAGCAGAGAGCAGGTGTCAAGATATATGTTTGCTGAATCATAACTAGATGACTTAGCTCTTGAAAatcaaactaaaatgtccaaaatgaGGTGGCCCAGCGCCAAAGTCCCCATATCTACTTCAGCTGTAATCTACACTGGGTCTAGCTCATATCCAGAAGAGGTATATAGCACCTTCCCCCAAATACAGGAAACTACTAGTCTAGCCATGTTCAGCCACAAGTCCTACTTATTCTTCCAAGGATGAGACTTCTCTCCTCAGCTCTTGTCCACAATCCTGTTAGGCTTCTTGTTTCCATTCACACATGCACCACCCACCCCATCTAAGCACCACTCTTGCCCAGCCCTCATCTTAGACTCCACTGGTCTTCTTACAAAGCACATTATTGCTGCATCTGCTCGAGAAGCTGCACTAAGTCCCTAGTCTGTCCAACACAGTAGCCAGCAGCCACGTGTGGTTATTTAAATTTGAATTAAAGTCTGAAAATTTTAGACTAAATTTCTTAGTAACATTAGCCACATTTCAGAAGTCCAATGACCCCAGGTGGCTGTGCTATACTGTTCAACACAGAGATAGTATATCTCCATTATTACAGTTCTACTAGTCTCTTTCTAGAACTCGGCCCTTCAGCACTGCCTTAGTTAGCACTTTTTCCTGCAACCCACTCTTATCTCACCCCAAACAGGTCCTGTGCTCCCACCACTAACTCCTGCCATCTGCACTATGTCTGCCTAGGGAAGATGATTCTCTTGCCCTGCCACCCACTGCGGGATCTCAGTGGGCGTCCATATCCAGTGCCCCTTCACATCTAAGCAGTTCTAAGACTAATAAGACGCGGTCATTCAAATCTTCTGGAAGTTAACCTTCCAGAAGACCACTCTGGGTCTCAGGTGTTGAGGTTACAAATGAAAGGCGGCCCCTGCCCCTGCTtgggggtgtgtgggggggaatcCCTGACACTGCGATCCTGCCCAGTTCTGTCCAGGGATCCAGGCATGGAAACAAACCGACTCTGTCTCAGAGTCCAAGGACGCCAAGGGCAACTTATGGCTCCCCCAAGTCGCCCCGATCTGGCCTCAAGCTCCAAAGGACCCTAGGCCAGCTCCCGTTCTGAGTCCCACACCACAAGTCGCGACCCTCCTCCCCTGAGGCGGGAGCTGTCGCACTGCACTGGCCAAGGGCTCGAGGGGAGCGTCGAGGACCCGTTCCGCTCAGAGCCCGTCGGCCCCTCACTCACCCCCAGCCTCGGCGGCCGCGACCGGCTCACAACATCCGCCTAGCCTCTCGGCTACGGAGTCCGTCCAGGGCCAAACCATGCGCCCTCTCACGCGCAGCGCCTTCAGCCGTGCACGCGCACGCGCACGCATAGACGCACTGGCCTCGCTAGGCCACTGACAGGGAAATCCCTCTGCCAACCACAGGACTGTTCTCAACCTGTTTCAACCCCCACACCCCCTGCCTTGGGGGCGCTGCTAGCCCAGCCGTGGTCTAAGCCCACGTCCTGACAGGGATCCCAAGGCCAGCTGTCTCTGTTCCTGCCCTACTTGGAGGATTGGCCCATGTGTCTTCCAGGCCCATATGCTTGAAAGACCACTCCTGCTAAAGTCGCTGCTACCTGTCATCTCCACCCCTATTTAGGCCCAAAAGGGGACCTTGCTCACCTTCCTTGGGACGATACTTCTGGCAGGCAGTGAGCCTTCCTGGCTGTGCTACCAGGGGTGTGGGCTGACTTGTCTACAGCTGGGGCACTGCTGATAAGGCAAGAAAAGGGGGAACCAGTACTGGGGCTGAGCAGATAATATTTCCCAATTTAcagggggaaactgaggctcagaaatttAATGTCACCACCCAGGCCTCTGACAGCATCCAATGACAATCCGATGGGCTTTTCTGTCCAGTGCCCTTGGACAGAAAAGGGTGTAGGGAGGCTTCACCCCGATCCCAGGCTACCTTGAGTCTCCCCTGTTAATCTTACTAGCCTCTGACCACTTTCTAGGACCCTCAGAGGTCTAGGTGTACCAGGGTGAAGGCCCTTGCGCTAGCCCTATCTGGCTCCTGCCACAGGGTTTCAGGTCAGGCCCCAGCAGCCCTGGAGTGGGGGGTGTGTAGCCACAGCCACCCAATCCTGTAGGGCCAGGTTTCACAACTTCCCCGATGGGGCTGTAGTGAGTCACAGTGCAGCCTCTTGCCAGGAGGATGGGGTGGTTCCCAATCCTGTTGCTTCTGACCCAGGTCTTAGTGGCCCCAGGTGAGTTCCCCCACCTCTAATCCTCACCTGCCTTTAGGAGGGGGTAGACCCTAGGACCATGCtactgtttttgtcaggagctcacTTTCCCACTGGGCAGGGAGAAGTGACCTTGGCCTCTTGAACAGAGCTGGGAAGACttggaacacacacacaaaaaaaacactgCCCACTCAGGCCTACGTTCACATGTCTGCTGTAGCATTAAAGCAGTGTTGAGACTACTCAGCTGAACATACATAGTAGGCAGTGACTCCTTTTGAGCCTGATCTACCCCCTAACCTAGCATATGCCTTCATGCTGATGAGAGCCCAGACTTGGAGTCAGAATGCCAGGTTGGGGCCCTCCCTGAGTAAAGTAATAGCTCTGAGTCTAAGTATTCTCATTTAAAGGATGAGTTGGGAGTGAGCGCACTCCCCCGTCCCTCCAGCAGACGCTGCCCGGGGCTGGTCAGTTGTTGGGTGAGAATGGGGTAGGGCTGGTGAAGGGGTATCTTCTGTTGGAGGGGCATAAGAAAGAAGGACTGAAATGTCGTCACTTATCAGAAAGGTGATCAGCACCATGAAAGCCCCAAGGGCCATTGGTCCCTACAGTTAAGCAGTTTAGTGGACAAGACCATTTACATCTCTGGACAGATAGGCATGGATCCTTCCAGTGGACAGCTTGTACGTGGAGGGATAGCAGCAGAAACTAAACAAGCTCTTACAAACATGGGTGAAATTCTGAAAGTGGCAGGCTGTGACTTCACTAATGTGGTTAAAGCAATTGTTTTGCTGACTGACATGAATGACTTCAATACTGTCAATGAAATCTACAAACAGTATTTCAAGAGTAATTTTCCTGCTAGAGCTGCTTTCCAGGTTGCTGCTTTATCCAAAGGAGCATGCATTGAGATTGAAGCAGTGGCTGTCCAGGGACCTCTCACAACGGCAGGTTTATAAGTGGGCAGTGTTATTCTCATCATGTCTTTAAATTAACATTTTGATTCTTACAATTGCTGTTGAAAGTATACATGTGACTAAAATATCTGTAGTTATCATGGATGAAAGGGAAGTGGCCACaacactcagagcaaccaagagatctttattgcagcagtgcaacagaggagaagagagagaaagagagagagagagagagagagagagagagagagagggaggaaagaggagagaggagagaggatgcGCGCAAAGGAGACAGagcaagagagaagagagagaggggccctgcaggagggagtttttatagcccaaatctaatgaggtctctgggtctgcaagctgccttgttggcacaagggggGTTACGTGTTCGGCCTTGAgcagggggttgagtgttcagccttgagaggGGGGTTGGgcatttgggcttgaagcaaatagttgataaagaaccagacagaggttTTGAGaggccaggtcatcctgcagttaactttgtttggcatgccctgcagacagcttactcagcctgtcctgcacctaacaatGGAAATACCATATTATACAGGGAGTTGATATGAATTGaatattagataatgaatccaagtaCTGATGCTACAAATTACACATGTGTGCACTCATTGCTGAATATGGGAGAAGGGACACTCATTACATAGGCACTCAAGTAAACTAAAGTACAGGGGAAAAATAACACAGGGGAGATGAGTTATTGTTCCTGAAAAATAATAAAGAGCAAGCCTAATTCAATTACATTCTATTCAATTAAATGATATGAAATATTTAGTTCTCATGTTAGATATGTGATTCTGCTTTTACTTGTAAAATATTCACTCTTGAGTGGTAGAAGTAAAAGTGGACCAAAATTTTATGTAGGCAATATTTTTCTAATGGAAATAAAATACACATGCAGATTAACCAGGCAAGCACCATCACCCACAGTTCTCATGGAATATGTTAGATCTGAGCTGTACCTGGCCTGCTAGAGGTACTAGTGATGACAATTGGCATGTCTGGGCCTACTTCCTACACCCTATGCAGGGGGCACTGGACTGGCGCTTGAAAGTGCAAACAGAATTTATCCTTGTATCTGATCTTCTGAATGGACAAAATGTGGAACATGCCACTGACATGCATGACAACTTGTCCTGTGCCCACCCACACACAGGGCAGCGCTCACCACTGAATGACTTCCAGGTGCTTCGTGGCACAGAACTGCAGCACCTGCTACATGCAGTGATACCAGGGCCTTGGCAGGAGGATGTGGCAGATGCTGAAGAGTGTGCTAGGCTCTGTGGGCCCCGCCTGGACTGCCGGTGAGTGCCCATGTGGTCTAGATTTGGCTCAAGGTATGGGAACCTGGGCCTCTGAATAACCCTGTGCCTTCTCCTCCCCAGTGCCTTCCATTATAACATGAGTAGCAATGGTTGTCAACTCCTGCCGTGGACCCAGCACTCGCCCCACATGCAGCTACAACGTTCTGGGTGCTGTGATCTCTTCCAGAAGAAAGGCAAGTGGGTGCAGGGAAGAGCAGGGAGAATATGAGGTCAGGAGCCTCAGACCCTCTTAACCTTTCATCTCTTGCTTCCAGACTATGTGCGGTCCTGCCTCATGGACAATGGGGTTGGGTACCGGGGCACTGTGGCAACAACAGCAGGTGGCCTGCCCTGCCAAGCTTGGAGACACAGATTCCCTAACGACCACAAGTGAGACTGATATTTTCCCTTTATCCCGGCCCGTAGACTTTCCGCAGCACACACTGTAGCAACGACTCTCTGCCTCCAGGTATACTCCCACACTCCGGAACGGCCTGGAAGAGAACTTCTGCCGCAATCCTGACGGGGACCCTGGAGGTCCCTGGTGCTACACGACAAACCCTGCAGTGCGCTTCCAAAGCTGCGGCATCAAGTCTTGCCAGGAGGGTAAGCAGCGCTCGGTCAAGCCTGGGGAGGGAGGAACAGGCCCACTCCTGTCCAGGAACGTACTGGCGCTGTGTCTCCAGCTGCTTGCATTTGGTGCAACGGCGAAGATTACCGCGGCGCGGTGGACCGTACAGAGTCGGGACGCGAGTGCCAGCGCTGGGACCTGCAGCACCCGCATTCGCATCCCTTTGAGCCTGGCAAGTACGTGTGGGTGCGCAGAATCCGCTCTCCGGGGGCGGGGCTAAGGGAACGTCCAGACCTACAAGAGTGGGGCTGTAGGTCCGACCCTGACCGGAAGGGTCAGGGGAAAATGACCCTTCACTTTCATCAGATCCACCCCATCCCCAGACCTGGTACAGTATGAGAAGTGCGGACAGGTTGGATCAGCAGCAGGTTCAGCAAGAAGGAAATTGGGCAGGGACAGAGTCCCAGGGACAGAGTCCCTTCATGCCCGCTACTACCCCAGGTTTCCGGACCAAGGTCTGGATGATAACTATTGCCGAAATCCTGATGGATCTGAGCGACCCTGGTGCTACACTACAGACCCGCAGCTCGAGCGAGAATTCTGCGACCTCCCCCGTTGTGGTAGGCCACGGGGACTGAGCTTGGAAGGGCATCTGGGAAAAGTTGGGGGAAGAGCGTGACTTGGCTGGGGTGGAACAAACCAACGGGAAGTTAAGAGCAAATCCTGCTGAGTACTAAAGATCCATAAGAGGAAAAGCTCAGCCTCCGGTCAGGGTCCGATCTTCCCCGGTCCATCCAAGGATCCGAGGCACAAACAAGCCGCGAGGCCACAACATTCAGCTGCTTCCGCGGGAAGGGTGAGGGCTATCGGGGCACAGCCAATACTACCACTACGGGCGTGCCTTGCCAGCGTTGGGACGCTCAGAGCCCGCATCAGCACCGGTTTGCGCCGGAAAAATACGCTTGCAAGTGAGTGATCCTAGGGCGCTGGGGGGAGTATTCGGGCGGGAGGGGGCGGGACTTGAAGGAGTTTTTTGCGGGGCGGGAGTGGGGGGCGCTGGAGGCCCAGCCCCACAGCGGAGGCGGCTGTCTGTCCAGGGACCTTCGGGAGAACTTCTGCCGAAACCCAGACGGCTCTGAGGCGCCCTGGTGCTTCACATCACGGCCTGGTATGCGCGTGGCTTTTTGCTACCAGATCCAGCGCTGTACTGACGACGTGCGGCCGGAGGGTAAGGCCCCAGCAGAAGGGATAGAAGCGCCAAGCCTGAGGGTCAGGGCGAGGACTGGAGCTGACCGCTGCTCATGCCCGCCCATGGCAGATTGTTACCACGGCTCAGGCGAGCAGTACCGCGGCTCAGTCAGCAAGACCCGCAAGGGTGTCCAGTGCCAGCGCTGGTCTGCTGAGACACCGCACAAGCCTCAGTAAGTGCGCTTTAAGCCTTGGGCAATACGCTTTGGCTTCTTGGACCTGAGTCTGGAGAAAGTTTGAGACCACCCTGCCATGATTTTGTTTCGGCTTCCACCTAGATACACGCCCTCCTCAGTTCCTCAAGCTCAACTGAAGGAAAACTTCTGCCGGAATCCAGATGGGGACAGTCATGGGCCATGGTGCTACACCATTGACCCAGGGACTCCGTTTGACTACTGTGCCCTTCGACGCTGCAGTGAGTGTTGATAACTCTTCCCCATATACTGCCTCAGCCATCAACATCAGACTGGTTCTCCCATAACCTGGATATACTTGGTCTTTCAGATGATGACCAGCCACTGTCCATCCTAGATCCCCCAGGTGAGGACTTGGGCAAGTAGTGGGTAGAGCCCCTTTGTCCCTCCACCTCTATCCAAGGGGGTTTCATCAGCCACCCCCATCCCCAGACCAGGTACAGTTTGAGAAATGCGGCAAGAGAGTGGACAGACTGGATCAGCAGCGCTACAGGCTCCGTGTGGTGGGGGGCCATCCTGGGAACTCACCCTGGACAGTCAGTTTGCGTAATCGGTGAGGCAAAAGTGTTTGTCCCCCCAGGAGAGGAGCTGAGGTTGTGTCCTGCGTTTATGCTAGTGGGGGATGGGAACCTGGTGCTGGTCTCAAATCCTACCCAGAAAATGGCAGGTCCAGTATGTGTCCCAGAACTCACTCTTTCTTCTCCTAATCCCAACTCTTGCAGGCAGGGCCAGCATTTCTGT encodes:
- the Mst1 gene encoding LOW QUALITY PROTEIN: hepatocyte growth factor-like protein (The sequence of the model RefSeq protein was modified relative to this genomic sequence to represent the inferred CDS: substituted 2 bases at 2 genomic stop codons): MGLXXVTVQPLARRMGWFPILLLLTQVLVAPGQRSPLNDFQVLRGTELQHLLHAVIPGPWQEDVADAEECARLCGPRLDCRAFHYNMSSNGCQLLPWTQHSPHMQLQRSGCCDLFQKKDYVRSCLMDNGVGYRGTVATTAGGLPCQAWRHRFPNDHKYTPTLRNGLEENFCRNPDGDPGGPWCYTTNPAVRFQSCGIKSCQEAACIWCNGEDYRGAVDRTESGRECQRWDLQHPHSHPFEPGKFPDQGLDDNYCRNPDGSERPWCYTTDPQLEREFCDLPRCGSEAQTSREATTFSCFRGKGEGYRGTANTTTTGVPCQRWDAQSPHQHRFAPEKYACKDLRENFCRNPDGSEAPWCFTSRPGMRVAFCYQIQRCTDDVRPEDCYHGSGEQYRGSVSKTRKGVQCQRWSAETPHKPQYTPSSVPQAQLKENFCRNPDGDSHGPWCYTIDPGTPFDYCALRRCNDDQPLSILDPPDQVQFEKCGKRVDRLDQQRYRLRVVGGHPGNSPWTVSLRNRQGQHFCGGSLVKEQWILSARQCFSSCHEPLTGYEVWLGTLFQNPQPGEPGLQQIPVAKMVCGPSGSQLVLLKLERSVILNQRVALICLPPERYVVPPGTKCEIAGWGETKGTSDDTVLNVALLKVISNQKCNVKHRGRVREHEMCTEGLLVPMGACEGDYGGPLACFTHDCWVLEGIIIPNRVCARPGWPAIFMRVSVFVDWIHKVIQLG